A window of Schistocerca cancellata isolate TAMUIC-IGC-003103 chromosome 1, iqSchCanc2.1, whole genome shotgun sequence genomic DNA:
tagtggagatattgaGTGACAGATaggaacaaaaagactgtcagtaaATGAGCTTTTCGCTAACAAGGCCTTCATTGAAATAGACAACACACAGACacgcactcatgcaaatgcaactcatacacacTTCACCACAGTCTCACTGGCCTCAGCAGCCTGTGGTAATGTATGTGAGAGTTACATTTGTGTGAGTGTATGGTGGGTATGATGTCATTTTCAGCGAAGGCATTGTTGTCCAAAAGCTCACTTtatgacagtccttttgttgtgcctatctgcgactcatcatctcctctacatggtgagtaccaattattcttttcataatattgttacattccatgctggattttcccTTGTTTGATGTTCAGAATATCATATTTTGTAGATGAATATTGAGATAAATCATGAAAAATTCATAACCTGACTAAACACAGAAAAATCTTTCACGTAAGGACTGAGTGACATACAGCCAAGGTagaatttttaacatttgtacctcatacatatttaaataaagaaataaggcaaatacattaattataaagtgtgCTCCTTCAATTATACACTGAGAAGAACTGAAGTGAAAGCAATGAAAGGAAAGGGCCTAATAAAAATGTCAGGACAGGGTACAAAAGTTTCACTGATGACGCTGCCCTTCTCACTGAATGTAAAGAATCTACAAAATAAATGTGGAATGTAATGAGCACACTTCTCAAAGAAACACTGACTTACCCTTgaacaaaagaaaataatgaagaaacaaagaagttgaaactttctggcagattaaaactgggagtTGAAACTTAGCCTTTCATGGACACGTGTTctaacaagcacaactcacaatctGCCCTCACAGCCCTGCTTCCactgtacctcttctcctaccttccaaacttcacagaagttctcctacataCCTAACAGGACTAGCACATCTAGatgaaaggatattgtagagaaatggcttacccacagcctaggggattgttTCAAGAATGAATTTTACTCTGTAGCAATGTGTGACATGATttgaaactttcttgcagatttAAACCATGTGGTGAACTGGGACTCAACCTGCGTCCTTTGCCTTTTGCCGCAAGTGCTCTACAAGGTCGCCAGACATGCTTGGATAGCTGTCAGTGGAATGCTTGCCAGCAAAGTTTATAGTGAAAGGGTGATGAGTGATTTTACTACAGGCTAGTAATGATCACAAAGATCTGAGAAATCAAACTGTGCAAATAGTGTCAACAGACTGGGGAATACTGTCAATAGCTTCACAGTGAAACTAAtgatttttcagtattttaatCAAAAGGAAGAATAAAATATACCTGTTTGACACAGTTCGCATTCTTAAAGATTCTCCTGCATGCTACTACATGTAGAATATTTTGTGTAAGGCGTTGGGGAAGTTTCACACAAAAATGCATTTTCTCTTATTATTTTCACTCAAAATACTGATAATTTGGTTTTCATACTTCCCATATCTTAGCTGCACAAATCCCATGGCAGTTATTTAAAAACACTGGGTTCTGGAACAATAACTGTGAACCAataacagtacaaaaatattccatgGCTTTCTCACTGACTGGCaaatggaaagttttaatttttaagcCATTCTCGTGGCTTTTCTAATGTTAAAAATAATGAGAAAAGGACAAAACAGGCTATTTCTTTCCAACATAACACATAATTTTGTAACATGTCTGGAATTTTGGTGTTAGTACACAGCAAAATTATATTTCAATTACGTTATAATAAAATACATCTATTGCGACTGAAATCTGACAGTATGCTATTGCTATGGTTCCACACTGAAATTTTTTTGAGAGCTGTCAACTGGCTTCACAGACACAACTCCCCTTGTTGTAAAACTCTTAAATGTTATATATTTGAAAAAGAGGGTAGTGGTTCCTCGATGTTTGTTCCAGTGGGAATGCACAAATATCATCCAAACTACTACGGAAATCAGAATTTGCGAGTAGTGAGTTTAATGGACTAGGGAGGCTGCATTACAGCAtgtgataagttggaaatttgagtcagTCAGGGATCGTGTCCAGATGGCCAATGTGGTTAAGGCAACCATTCATGAGAAGCGGTAAATTGGGTTAGAGTCATGCTCGgggacaaattttcaactttctccactgCGTTACTGCAATGCTCTCGGTGGCTAGCTGTCACAATTTCCCACTCataatttctctttccttcctcttcCTATATTTCATGTTTACAGTTAAATATTAGCTCCTCAAACAGAAGTGAAGCCTTTCTACACACTCATATTCTTTATAGGTTTGTCTTGCTTCTAGCACTTTATTAATAGCAGTTATCTCATACAGAACTGAAATTTCATTTTAAAGCAAGATAAGAATACAGTGTAAGTACTATTACCATGTAATTGTACAAAATTGTGCGTAGTTTTTGTGATTGTTTGAGTATCTTAGCCAATTTTTAAAAATCAACATATATATTCATTGTGTGTATGTACAACAAGGCCTAAAACATTTGTGTGTTCATCAAGGGCAAATATAATACACAAGTGACATATACTGCACATCTTAATactattaaatgaaaaaaagataaTATTAACTATTTCTGTTCTTGCCAAAAAAATAAATTGCACTTAACCACAAAAAATCTCTCTTCTTTCATTTCAGGTAAATAATTCCATTTCACAAATTTTCCCACAACAGCTATACACAAATTTAGAGTATTTTAATTTGCATATTCAAACATTCTTGCATGCTATCAACAATCAAAATGAAATAGCCTTAAGTTTTTCACAAATTACTTGGTGCTAATTATAAAATAGAGGAAATGCGCCCATTTCTTTGGCATTACAactcattttcttttgttttatttttatgttttgccACTTAACTGTAAATAATAATATATATGTAACTGTTCACAGAACAGAATCAAGCTTAATATTTGTAATACACATGATGTTTTTAAATGCATAAGAATAGTCAAGTCATGCACAAGAATGTATAcactgacaagtgaaaatttgaaaGAAAGGCTAGTGTCTGAACACAGGAAACTTCTGTCATGGACATGAGAGACTGGAATAAGTAAATAATACTTGTGCAATAACAATCATTTAAATGAAAAGCATGAGGGAACTCGTCAGAGTGATAGTTCCCATCTTTCCATTATAGTCATTCTGTATACTGGTACTCTCAAATATGCAAATCTACACTGAGAATGAGGTACAAAATGAGTCAACAGACAGTTAGCTTATCAAATACAATCTTAGCTATCAGTTTTACTGCACAAGACACAAACAATTCGcaaaacttcttcctgtgttgATGCAAATTATTTCTCTTGACGATGCATAAAAATATTTGTCAAACAGGTAGAAAATTCAGAATATTTCCAGCCACATTATTTTAGCCAACAAGAGATTCTCTCATTTCATGGAAGTCTATAGATGAGAAAATCAAAGCATTCTCTCAAAGTAAACTATATCACGATATCAGTACTATGATGACTCATTGCACGAAGAGGAATGACTCAAGCTTCTGATTTAGAAGTTCACAGGTTCATTTTTAGCTTACAGCCTTCTCATATGAGGGTGGAGGCGACTCATCACCAGGTGGATGTGGTCTCTGCTGAACCGGTAGCAGAACTGCGACATGGTAGGGTGGAGGAGGTGGTTCGGGAACTTGAGCTGTATTTGACGAAGGTAAGGCAACCACTTGCCTTTCAGCCACTTCTTGCTGAACTGTCACACTCGTTGTTTCAACAGGACGTTCACGAGTCTGGTGGACAGGTGTTGCTGATGAAGAAGTTGCTACAGCTTGGGCAGATTGGACATGAACAGCACTTGATGCTACTGCAGCTGAAAGTAATTCCCGGGTCACTCTTGATCGACACAATGACACAGTACAACCTGCGAGCAGGAACACAACCAACAACGAACAGAACACCAACACCTCCAGCCCAGTACCATGTACTCCCTGCAATAAACAAGGGAAAAAATGATTTCACATACACAACGGAGATGAGGATGTGGCAAAATTTACTCTGCAGGCTTTGTGGGTCTTAATTTAGACAAAActgtttcttaaattttaaaactacacaaaattcttggtTTTTATTAAATAAATGATGCAGTGCAGCTCCACTTTGTTGAGGAATCTGTAAAAGGATCCTGTGAATGCAGAGTCTGAATCAGAATCAGAATCTTCTGATTTTGATTCACCTTCTGTTATGGAATCAGACCCTTCCAGAGATTCTGTAACAAACTGAAATTTCACTGCATCTGAATTATGGAATTTTAGGTGGGAGTTAATGATCTTAATACTTTTTTTCTACAGCATAAAAAGAATGCAAAATATCACTTTaaagtatcacacacacacacacacacacacacacacacacacacacacacacattgcaagaAAAGTTTTTCAGAACTCAGCCATTTAGAGGTTTTTCCTTTTCTGTCTCTCTGAAGCCCTCCTTCAAGAGaaaaatgaaactggaaaaaaGGAAGGATAAAACACAAGTTGCTGAAAAGCAATTTGAAAGTGGGTATCTACTGCTGCTTCCAATTCATTGCCAGAGGAAGAAAGTTCAGTTTTGAGAATTTCCTTTACTTAGCTTTTAGTCATGGTTATATCTTATGAATATAAATCGTATTCCTTCTTCATTTGATTAAATTATTAaggatacataaaacaattgtgagACACATAATCAACTGATTGCAATTTTCTTCACAAGTAAAGGCCCGTCCacatgcaacgatctgtctgcgcacatcacgtctgcgcagacagatcactgcgtgtggacagaagatttgcaccaacctgaggtgtgtgcaaacctggaagttggagttggaggtttgagcgaaacctctcaaatctgtgagttcaaaccacatctgcgcagacaagttggagcgtgtggacaggagatcgccgcaaatctggcgtgAAACAGCTTTTtgatcagtctagtgtttgtatttgtgcacacagggcattaaaatggttgATACTCGTCCGTGTTCtcaagagtttgtaagtgaattcattgaaatgtatAGAAACCACccgtgtttgtggaagattaaaagtaaagaatatagtgaccgagacaaaaagacagcagcatacaatgctctaattgaaaaattgcgtgcagttgacgcctcggcaaacagagaaacggtaataaaaaataaaaaattcgttgcgaactggcaaaattatttgcggatggatgtcaaaacttataattatctcttaaagcttgtaacccctcatattatgagaaaatacttgTATGACaatggcaatttctcctcatgaacggctggcggtaacattaagattcctagcaacaggaaggagctacaaggatttggaattttcaactgcaatattgaAACAAGCGTTGactaaaataatacccaacacatgtgaaactatttacgctgtcctgaaggatgagttcatgaaggcaagtcaagtaaattaagtctgtcagcgaactatttaccgaaaagagttatccaaagttcagaaatctagaagatctggtgtaagagtagatcaagtataccagccaacgttatggtattttgatctgcttggctttcttagtgatcaagaaatgccaagaccaagcaggagtacaattgaagatgaaattggagtgtcaatgtgccaggaaatggaacacgaggtaatgtaaaacaaaacaggttcaccCTGCAACTCTCACAGGAAATgttcgtgagaaaactgctttcgctttagcagccactgtctacaccattctgACCGCTATCTCTGTTTCCTgcagttggtctgaatgttttttgcaacacaagttgcgaacacagaccacaacagaacttcctccatttctgtatttcaaaataactaaattaaatttttgatgtttacggggagcgtagtcgcttgccactgatatttcttttctacaccgacagatggcgggcgagtagtagagtggggtttgtgtcgtgtgaacaccccacatttgcagcgatcttttgcatgtacagacatctgcgccgatgtctgcgcagacagatcgttgcatgtggaccgggcttaagaGTTTCTCTTGACTTGATGAAGCTGATTTGTAATACCATCAAGTAAAATTTCTTGTAATGCTTAGAGCAGCATATGTTAACTGAAATAAtactcacacacacataaataacttGTCTAGAAAGCTCTCAACCATATGCTATGGTTTAAGAATATTGAagtcaacaacaaacaaaacaacagtactgcaggcatattCTGTGTAATTCCACTCTCACTGCTTCTATATGGGATCATTTTCCGAGGGCACTTAACTTATAGCATAAAGGTTTTTAGAAATCAAAAAAAAGAGCTCTACAAATAACTTATGGGCTTAAAACGATAGCACCCTGTAGTCTTATTTTACTGAGCTTGATGTTCtgaatgttccaagtttattcatttaccTTATTCGCTACAGACTACCTCTTGAAAACAAGCAAACTACTACAGAACAAAAATGAACACAACTACTGAACCAGAGGGGAATCAAATATATATCAAAAACATCACAGAACAACAGactatcagaggagcataattaacatcaGTGTAATATTACATAATAAGATACCTGATAGAATAAAAATTGCTGTGtatcaaatatttaaaattaaactaaaggcatttccaATAAAGCACTGTTTATATTCtgcaaaataatttctgaatatataacaaaaaaaacttaaTTAAATTATAATAACACGTAGCAAATTTTAATTTGCCTACTAATTGCAAATACTATGTATTATTGCAACTTTTCTTTGACCTGACCAATACCAATTGTACAGTTCATGTTGTATGATAAAACtggatgaataaacaaaaaatcaataaATCATAGAAGCAATATAGGGAGAAAAGAGTGATCTGGGCTAGGCTAGATGTATCATTAcgtaaaaactgaaatgaaaacttaagatcatcatgttgttgttgttgttgttgttgtggtcttcagtcctgagactggtttgatgcagctctccatgttactctatcctgtgcaagcttcttcatctcgcagtaactactgcaacctacggtacatccgtctgaatctgtttagtgtattcatctcttgatctccctctacaatttttaccctccacgctgccctccaatactaaattggtgatcccttgatgcctcagaatatgccccaccttccttctcctagtcaagttgtgccacaaatttctcttctctccaattctattcaatacctcctcattagttatgtgatctacccatctaatcttctgcattcttctgtagcaccacattttgaaagcttctattctcttcttgtctaaactatttatcgtccacgtttcacttccatacatggctacactccatagaaatactttcagaaacaacttcctgatacttcagtctatactcgatgttaacaaatttctcttcttcagaaacgctttccttgccattgccagtccacattttatatcctccctacttcgaccatcatcagttattttgctccccaaatagcaaaactcctttactactttcagtgtctcatttcctaatctaattccctcagcatcacccgacttaattcgactacattcctttatcctcgttttgcttttgttgatgttcatcttatatcctcctttcaagacactatccattccattcaactgctcttccaagtcctttgctgtctctgacagaactacaccacaaagtttttatttcttctccatggattttaatacctactccgaatttttcttttgtttccttcactgtttgctcagtatacagattgaataacattggggagaggctacaacccggtctctcacccttcccaaccactgcttccctttcgtgtccctcgactgttataactgccatctggtttctctacaaattgtaaatagcctttcactccctgtattttacacctgccaccttcagaatttgaaacagaatattccagtcaacattgtcaaaagctttccctaagtctacaaatgctagaaac
This region includes:
- the LOC126165422 gene encoding uncharacterized protein LOC126165422, whose protein sequence is MHFWIDKRSQTCGYNGRRSLPMGCGTRRPRCKPMVTPVHRFTPIDCGRRSQLSVPPTFGSSSGSHRQPGPHAVEVDSSVFLDLPLEPATEATVHSIAQQQLLPVGRVRCGMWASFALATVFVAGAKFYFDHEGVHGTGLEVLVFCSLLVVFLLAGCTVSLCRSRVTRELLSAAVASSAVHVQSAQAVATSSSATPVHQTRERPVETTSVTVQQEVAERQVVALPSSNTAQVPEPPPPPYHVAVLLPVQQRPHPPGDESPPPSYEKAVS